TTGTTTCCCAGCTCTTCAAATTTATCCAGACACTGGATATAAATTCTCCCTGCTTCTTCATAATTTCCATGTAGAAAATGAATATTTCCAAGCCTATCAAGCGTCGTTGCAATATCACTTATGTTTTTTAGTTCCTTTTTAATTTCTAAGGATTTACTATAACTGTCTATAGCCCCTTCATAGTTATTTTGTTTAAAATTCGCTTCACCGAGACGATCTAATAATTCCATGATTTCTATTTTGTTTTCAACTTCCGGATATATTTTTAGAGAATCTTCATACATACTTACTGCTTCTCTGTAGTTACCTTCTTTGTAGTGGATCCTTCCAAGCTGGTATAATATTTTTGAAATTCCTCTTCTGTCTCCTATTTCTTTTTTTAATTTCAGGGATTGTTTATACATTTTTGCTGCTTCTTCATATTTCCCCTGTGAATAATTTAAATTTCCAATTTGGAGCATTGTTATTGAAATTCCGTATTTATTTCTCATCATTTCTGAAATTTCGAGAGATTGGTAATAGTACTTTTCTGCTTCTTCATAATTTCCTTGATCCTGATAAATCATCCCAAATGAATGAAATACTTCTGAAATTCCACCCTTATCTCCAAGTTCCTCAAATATTTCCAGAGCTTGGTTATACTTTTTCATGGCTTCTTCGTAATTTCCCTGATGATAATGAACGCTTCCAAGCTGGTAAAGTGCTCCTACAATTATATCCTTGCTTCCTATATCTTTTTGAATTTCAAGAACTTGGTTATATATATTCATCGCTTCTTCATATTCTCCTCTATGCTCATGGACTATTCCGATATGATTCAATAATAGCGAAACTCCTCCTTTGTTTCCTGACTCTTCACATGTATTTTTTGCTTGGTTATATATTTTATATGCTGTTTTCACATCTCCGAGACGATCAAAAATCATAGCAAGGGAAACTTCAGCGACCATTTTTTCTTCATCAGAAACTGTTTTAATGGATTCATTCAAGAGACTCATTGATAGTTCAATGTAACCCCAACGGATTAGAGCATCTACAATTGTTAATACAATATGAGAGGCACATTCCCATTCCTCTGCTTGAAAATAGTAATCTCGCGCTCTCAGAATATCCCATATGTTTTTATTTTGATCTGCAAGATTTTCGTAATATTTGGCGGCTCTAAGAAGTAACTTCTTTTTATCCAATGTTTCTTCTTTCAGCTTATTCTGAGCGAAATCTCTAACAATTGTATGTTCAGTATAAACTTTTCGATTATACACTTCTTCCTTTGAAAATAAACCCCGTTGGATTAGTTTCTGCAGTAGTTCTCCAACAAAAGGACTTTCATCAATTTCATCTCCTATAATCCACGATAAAGCTTCAACAGTGACTGCTTCTTCATAAACTGAAGCGTAAAGAAAAAGTTTTTTAGTATCTGAATCCAGTTTCGAAAAAGATTTCTCCAGTAGAGTAAACTCAATTAATTCCTTTTTCAGAGATTGTAGGTCCAGTAGTAAGTCATCTACACCTTGAACAGAAGCAAGCCTTGCAAACTGTCCAACTGCCCAGGGGTTTCCACCTATTACATCATAGAGCTGCTTCTTTTTCTGGAGATCAAGAGTTGCAAGTTCATTATAATTATTCATCAGCCAGTTAGTCTGAGGGAAATGGAGTTCGGAAAGAGAAATATGTTCAATGCTTTCAGACAGCTTGCTTTCCATAGGATCGAAATCATAACGAGATGTTATGATGACTTTTGTATTGCTGATGGTGTTGTTCAGGAGGTACAGAATGAATGCTTTAAGTTCAGGGTTTTGAATTTCATTCCTGTCCTCGCTCAAGCAGTCTTCAAAACTGTCGAATATTATTAAGAAACGAAAATGGTTAAGTATACCTACTAGTACAGAGCTTTTAACCTCAAAAGATACCTGCTGATTGATAATCTGGCTAAGCTCATACCTTCCGTTCATTATAAGAAAGTCGTTTACCTTAGTAAGAATATCTTCGGGTCTGGTACTCGAAGTACATTTCATTCCAAAAGTTCCGTCAAAGTACTCACCCATCTTTTGCTCAAATCTGGTTGCAAAAGCAGTTTTCCCTATACCGCCAAAGCCATGAATAATTGCAGCTCTTTTTAAATCGGACTTAAAACATTTTTCAAGAATATGAAGCTCTTTTCTTCTGGCAACAAAACCCTTGTTCATCCTAGGTATATCTAACAATAACTTAGGTTTTATTGCAAATTCTGTGGGCTCTGGTTTAGAGTCTTTCACTTGTATACAATTATAATCTGATAGGTACAGCACCGGCGTTCCAAAATCAAAGCCATTACTCTTTTCCGAGATATTTATTTCAATCCGGGCTTCTTTTAAAGCAAGGTCTACAGTTTTTCCGCTTGCAATTGTCTTATAAAAAACAGATGCAAATTTTATTGCTATATCATCAAGTACTGAATATTGCATTGCCACGACAGCAGGAATTCCCTTTTTGGAAAGCATACTGGCTACATCATCAAAAGCTTCTTTATTTGAGCCTTTGGCCGATTCACAAGAACTAAGAACTACAAGCCTTATACCCATGTCTGAAAAGAGCTCAGCAAGAGTAATATTGTCTTCAAGCTTTGCTTTCCTGTCTTCGGTCTCGAGTATAAGATATCCTTTTCCATCAATGTTAGTCCCGTGTCCAGTGAAATGCACTATGTGATAGTTTCGCTCATTCAAGTAATTCTGGATGGTTTCAACAGTCGCGTCTTCTGTAAAATCCACTCTTATCTTATGGTCTCTTTGGAGCTTGTCCACAGCTTCTAGAATGATTTTCTGTTCTTTTTCAATGTTCAGGGGAGTAATCTTGGTATCATCTGGACTTGAGATTACTACAAGCATTCGGAGAATGGAATCCAGAGGCTTAGATTCTGTCTTCTTTATCCCAACCGGAAGCCTTGAGAGCAAAAACCTTCTCTTTGTGATTAAAAAGTCATCTTCGTCGTGGAGATATTCCCATGGTAATGCTGCAATATCAGGAACATCTTCACCGAATCTCATGGAAATCCTGAGCCCACAATTTTCATCCTGTGATTCTCTGGAACGTTTGTCGAAATAATCTCCCAGTTCTCCCGAAAATACAGTATTGTACAACATTTTTCCAAATTCTATATGAGTTATCTCCTCAGGCTGAGGTCTTGGAACTATAGCTTTCTTCTCAAGTTGATCCAGCATTTGAATAAGTTTAAGATCATGTCTGAGTTCAAAACTCTGAGTAACTTTAGTATCTCCGTTTTCCAAAATTGAAGCCCTATATAGATTATGTGAACCTTCAGGTTCTTTTGTAATCTGCAGATCAAGAGAATAATAGTCCAGAATAATCACCTTTTCAGAAAAAAACGTCTGAAATTATCAAATTTATAGTTATTGTTTCTTGCCCGAATTAAAATATAAAAGGAAATTGTTTTCTATGAAAAACAAGGTATAGATAAAAATTTTAAGCTGACAATCTGGTCACAGGGGAAAGAAGAAAAAAATGAAAACTGAATAACCCTCTGCCCTTCTTATCTCGGAAAATGCAATAGAGTGAAAATAAATCTCTTGAAGCAGCCCCGTAGCAACAACAAATTGTTTTGCCGTATCCTTTACAGCCGAAATAGATTCTCCAACAAGCTTTTCAGCGTTCCTCTCCCAGAAAGGATCGGGTTCGGCGGGAACAAAAGGAATTTCTTCCTCACCACCCTCGCCTTCAATTTTCCTTTCAGTCACACCTTTACTTCCCACTCGAATTATTTCTTACAATTGGGGAAGGCAATGTCTATATACTGACTTTTAGGAGCTCTTTGCCTGAAATCTTATTAATACTAGGAAAATCTAAGCGCACTACAACCGTTTCACCGTCTTCAACAATTTTTTTCTGTATCTGAGTAATATTTGTACCAACAAAAAGGGCATTTGATGAATTCAGAAATCATCTTTCAGCAGCCTCAAATACACATAAAATTCTTCTTTTCCTATTTTATCTCGTAACTTGGAAAGGTATCCTACAACAATTTCCTTCTTTGGTGAATTCAGTTGCTTGAAGATTGAATAAGAATTGAGATAATTCTTGAGAGCACTATAATATTCTTCCTTTTCTACATCTATTATTCCTATACTAAGCAGTGCAATTGCAATCCCACTTTTGTTCCCTAGCTCATTAAATTTTTCCAGAGACAGATTATACTTTCTTACTGCTTCGTCATAGTTTCCCTGACGATAATGAATCATTCCAAGCTGGTGCAGCGTACCTGCGATTTCTTTTTTTTGCCCTAACTCTTCTGCGATTTTTAGAGACTGGTTATACTTTTTCATCGCTTCTTTGTAGTTTCCCTGGTACTCATGAGTCATTCCTATCTGATGGAGTATTTGTGCAGTTTCGCTTTTGTCTCCTAACTCTTCATTAATTTTTAGGGCTAGGTTATATTTTTCCGCTGCTTCTTCATAGTTGCCTTGAAGAAAATGAATATTTCCAAGCCCGTGCAGTGTTTGTGTAGTTCCCCTTTTGTCCCCTAGCTCCTCTTTAATTTTTAGGGCCAGGTTATATTTTTCCACTGCTTCTTCGTAGTTGCCCTGATTCTGATAAATCACACCAAGCTCATGCAATGTATATGCAATTCCGCTTTTGTCTCCTAACTCTTCATTAATTTTTAGGGTTTGGTTATACATTTTAACTGCTTCTTCGTAGTTCCCCTGATCCTGATAAATCACACCAAGCTGGTGCAATGTACTTGCAATTCCGCTTTTGTCTCCCAGCTCCTCGTCAATTTTTAGGGCTTGATTATACATTTTAACTGCTTCTTCGTAGTTCCCCTGATCCTGATAAATCATACCAAGCTGGCGCAATGTACATGCAATTCCGCTTTTGTCTCCCAGCTCCTCGTCAATTTTCAGGGACTGTTTGTATAATTTAAATGCCTCTTCGTAGTTTCCCTGATCCTGATAAATCACGCCAAGCGCATGAAGAACTGCAGCAACCCCTTTGTTATTCTCCCTTTTCTTAAATTTATATTTGAGGTTATTATATAATTCCAATGCTGTACTTAAATCTCCAATGCGATGATAAATTGTCGCAAGGGTATACTCGACATTTAATTTTGTATCACCTGATGTCGTATCGATAGAATCGTTTAACAGGCTCATTGCAAGTACGATATATCCCCCGCGGATCAGATAATTTACTGTATTTTCTACAATTGCATTTGCACTTTCCCACTCTTCTGCCAGGAAGTAGTAATCTCGCGCCTTCAGGTAATCCCAGATGTTTCGAATTTGAAAAAACAGATTCTCATAGTATCTGGCAGCTCTGATGAGAAGTTCTTTTTTGTCCAGTCCATCTTCTTCGAGTTTCTTCCGTGCAAAATCTTTTACAATGGTGTGCTCAAAGTAAACATTCTTGCCGTTATCCAGTTCTTTTGAGATGAGACCCCATTGAAGGAGTTTCTTAAGAGGTTCTCCTACAGAAGAACTTTCATCTTTTTCATCTCCTATAATCCAGGATAATGCCTCGATTGGAATGGATTCTTCGTAGATTGAGGCGCACTGGAGCAGTTTTCTTGCTCTTTGATCCAGTTTGGAATATGACTTGTCCAGCAGGGTGAACTCGATAAGCTCTTTTTTTAGGAGTTGAAGGTCCAGCAGTAAATCGTCCACTCCCTGACTGGAGGCAAGCACTGCGAATTGGCCTATTGTCCAGGGATGCCCTCCTATGGCATCGTATATTTCCTTTTTCTTTCTTATTCCCAGATATGTCAGTTCCGTAAAATTATTCATTAGCCACATTGTCTGAGGAAAATAGAGTTCAGGAAGGGAAATATGTTCGATTCCTGAGGCTAGCCTGCCTTCAAGGGGATCAAAGTCATAGCGGGTTGTAATAATAAATTTTGAGTTTCTGGTTGTGTTGTTAAGGAGATACTGGATGAATGTTTTAAGTTCGTGGTTTTCAATATCGTTCCTGTCTTCATTCAGACAATCTTCAAAGTTGTCGAAGATAACAAGGAACCTTATCTGATTCAATATCGTAACCAGTAAAGCAGTTTTAACTTCAAGTGGGATTTGCTGGTTCGTGATCTGGTTCAGCTCAGGTCTTCCCTTCATCAGCAAAAAGCTGTTGAATTTATTCAGGACATCTTCGGGTCTTGTTGTAGAGGTGCATTTTATCCCTAAGGTACCCTCGAAGTAATAACCCATTTTCAACGCAAGTCGAGTTGCGAGTACGGTTTTTCCAATACCACCGAAGCCGTGGATGATTGCTGCCCGTTTTATTTCGGATTTGAAGCCTTTTTCAAGAAGCCTGAGTTCTTTTCTTCTGGCAACAAAGCCTTTTTCCATAACCTGCAAATCCAGCATCATATTCGGCTTGAAAACAAATTCAGAAGGATCCGGTTTTAAGTCCCCTACATGAACGCAATTGTGGTCTGATAAATATAGTACCGGAGTTGCAAAGTCAAATCCGTTGCTCTTATCCAAGTTCCTCATCGCGATCCTTGCTTCTCTTAAAGCAAGATCAACAGGTTTCCCACTTACAATTGTTTTGTAAAAATTGTACGCAAACTTTGTGGCGACATCATCAAGTACGGAATATTGCATAGCTACTACAGCTGGTATTCTATTTTTTGATAGCATACTGGCTAAGTCACCGAAAGCTTCTTTGTTCGAACCTTTAGCTGATTCACAGGAACTGAGCACAACAAGCCTTATGCCTATGTCTGAAAAAAGATCTGCAAGGGTTTTGTTGTCTATAAGCTTGGCTTTTCGGTCTTCGGTTTCAAATACAAGGTGTCCTTTGTCGTTTATACTTATTCCATGTCCTGTGAAATGTACTATGTGATAATCTTGCTCGTTGAGATAGCCTTGGATGTTTTCAAAAGTGGCGTCTTCTGTAAAATCGACCTTGATTTTCTGGTCTTTCTGAAGTTTGTCTAGGGCTTCAAGAATAATTTCCTGCTCTTTTTCGGTGTTTAAGGGTGAAATTCCGGGATCATCCGGGCTTGAAATTACTACCAGCATTCGGAGAATGGAATCCAGAGGCTTAGATTCGGTTTTCTTTACCCCTGCCGGAAGCCTTGAGAGCAAAATACTTCTTCTGGTAACTAAAAAGTCTTCTCCATCGTGTAAAAATTCCCATGGTAGAGCTGCAATTTCAGGAACATCATCATTTAATTGTATAGAAACCCTAAGTCCATAATTTTTCTCTTGTGCTTCATTAAAATGTTTATTGAAATAATTTCTCAGTTCTCCCGAAAATACAGTATTGTACAACATTTTTCCAAATTCTATATGAGTTATCTCTTGAGGCTGAGGTCTTGGAACTATAGCTTTCTTCTCAAGTTGATCCAGCATTTGAATAAGTTTAAGATCACGTTTGAGTTCAAAACTCTGAGTAACTTTAGTATCTCCATTTTCCAAAATTGAAGCCCTATATAGATTATGTGAACCTTCAGGTTCTTTTGTTATCTGCAGATCAAGAGAATAATAGTCCAGAACAATCACCTTTTTAGAAAAAAAGTCTGAAATTATCAAATTTATAGTTATTGTTTCTTGCCTGAATTAAAATATAAAAGGAAATTAATTTTTACGAAAAATTAGGGATGAAAATAAGACTCGAAGCCTATAGCCTGGTCTATATTGAAAAAAAAGAAAATGCGACAAAGTAAAGTTACATTCTAAGCGTAAAAAACGTAAAATTTATTAATCTATGCTTAATTCACTCTCTATATAAGTCCATAGATTCCAGAGATTAATCATTAATTCACTTCAATAAAGCCTTGTAGCTGATTAATGAGGGTAAACATAAGAAAGCCTCAACAATGAATAAGCCACAGATGCTACATTGGAGGTACTTAACCTATGTTAAATAGTATGTTTCTTGATAGAGAAGAGTACATTGAGTCTTTTAAATCTAATCTCAAAAATATAGACAAAAACAGCTGTAAGGTTTTATTTTATTATGGTATTTCTGGAGTGGGAAAGACTGCTCTAATGAAGAAATTATCAACAGTAATAGAGGAGTACAATTCTCTCCAGCATTCTATAGAAATTCTATGGGAAGAGATGAATTTAGCAACAACCCCTATGGAAATAGACACTTTCTTATTTGCTTTAAGAGACAAACTTAGTAGAAAATATAAAATTGGTTTTCCTTTTTTTGATATTGTTCATGCCATTTATTTTAAGAAAGCTTATCCTGATAAGCGGTTGAAGAATGAAAATTATTTTTTTTACGATG
The genomic region above belongs to Methanosarcina horonobensis HB-1 = JCM 15518 and contains:
- a CDS encoding tetratricopeptide repeat protein encodes the protein MIILDYYSLDLQITKEPEGSHNLYRASILENGDTKVTQSFELRHDLKLIQMLDQLEKKAIVPRPQPEEITHIEFGKMLYNTVFSGELGDYFDKRSRESQDENCGLRISMRFGEDVPDIAALPWEYLHDEDDFLITKRRFLLSRLPVGIKKTESKPLDSILRMLVVISSPDDTKITPLNIEKEQKIILEAVDKLQRDHKIRVDFTEDATVETIQNYLNERNYHIVHFTGHGTNIDGKGYLILETEDRKAKLEDNITLAELFSDMGIRLVVLSSCESAKGSNKEAFDDVASMLSKKGIPAVVAMQYSVLDDIAIKFASVFYKTIASGKTVDLALKEARIEINISEKSNGFDFGTPVLYLSDYNCIQVKDSKPEPTEFAIKPKLLLDIPRMNKGFVARRKELHILEKCFKSDLKRAAIIHGFGGIGKTAFATRFEQKMGEYFDGTFGMKCTSSTRPEDILTKVNDFLIMNGRYELSQIINQQVSFEVKSSVLVGILNHFRFLIIFDSFEDCLSEDRNEIQNPELKAFILYLLNNTISNTKVIITSRYDFDPMESKLSESIEHISLSELHFPQTNWLMNNYNELATLDLQKKKQLYDVIGGNPWAVGQFARLASVQGVDDLLLDLQSLKKELIEFTLLEKSFSKLDSDTKKLFLYASVYEEAVTVEALSWIIGDEIDESPFVGELLQKLIQRGLFSKEEVYNRKVYTEHTIVRDFAQNKLKEETLDKKKLLLRAAKYYENLADQNKNIWDILRARDYYFQAEEWECASHIVLTIVDALIRWGYIELSMSLLNESIKTVSDEEKMVAEVSLAMIFDRLGDVKTAYKIYNQAKNTCEESGNKGGVSLLLNHIGIVHEHRGEYEEAMNIYNQVLEIQKDIGSKDIIVGALYQLGSVHYHQGNYEEAMKKYNQALEIFEELGDKGGISEVFHSFGMIYQDQGNYEEAEKYYYQSLEISEMMRNKYGISITMLQIGNLNYSQGKYEEAAKMYKQSLKLKKEIGDRRGISKILYQLGRIHYKEGNYREAVSMYEDSLKIYPEVENKIEIMELLDRLGEANFKQNNYEGAIDSYSKSLEIKKELKNISDIATTLDRLGNIHFLHGNYEEAGRIYIQCLDKFEELGNKKEIADTLHQLGNIHYILGDLQESVKNYNQALKMFEELEDKSGIAVTSDQLGSIHQDQGDYEGAIKNYSQFLKSAEELGNKYLIGSAFYKLANIYYLQNEYAKAIKKYNESLEIAEEVGNRHGIAVAMCQLGLIDQHCGNYKEAFEKLKHSLQIFKELGDKSKISQILYALGKIHYLQGNYEYAVKLCNQSLEIKEELGDKSEIEQIFFILGIIHEEKENYGEAAKNLNEALKYFEDLGDKNGAAKTLHVLGMIDQDQRNYEEAVKKFNQALKIQEELGDKGEIAAILHAIGMIHQNQSNYEEAMKKFNQALVMFEELGNKSGIASTLGQIGRIYEKREEYKLAIQASSTAFEIFEKLGSPYIEMARKDIERLEGKMEEKREEKIGLRAERKTAEMREEKNRKWWKIFRNFLNQG
- a CDS encoding tetratricopeptide repeat protein: MIVLDYYSLDLQITKEPEGSHNLYRASILENGDTKVTQSFELKRDLKLIQMLDQLEKKAIVPRPQPQEITHIEFGKMLYNTVFSGELRNYFNKHFNEAQEKNYGLRVSIQLNDDVPEIAALPWEFLHDGEDFLVTRRSILLSRLPAGVKKTESKPLDSILRMLVVISSPDDPGISPLNTEKEQEIILEALDKLQKDQKIKVDFTEDATFENIQGYLNEQDYHIVHFTGHGISINDKGHLVFETEDRKAKLIDNKTLADLFSDIGIRLVVLSSCESAKGSNKEAFGDLASMLSKNRIPAVVAMQYSVLDDVATKFAYNFYKTIVSGKPVDLALREARIAMRNLDKSNGFDFATPVLYLSDHNCVHVGDLKPDPSEFVFKPNMMLDLQVMEKGFVARRKELRLLEKGFKSEIKRAAIIHGFGGIGKTVLATRLALKMGYYFEGTLGIKCTSTTRPEDVLNKFNSFLLMKGRPELNQITNQQIPLEVKTALLVTILNQIRFLVIFDNFEDCLNEDRNDIENHELKTFIQYLLNNTTRNSKFIITTRYDFDPLEGRLASGIEHISLPELYFPQTMWLMNNFTELTYLGIRKKKEIYDAIGGHPWTIGQFAVLASSQGVDDLLLDLQLLKKELIEFTLLDKSYSKLDQRARKLLQCASIYEESIPIEALSWIIGDEKDESSSVGEPLKKLLQWGLISKELDNGKNVYFEHTIVKDFARKKLEEDGLDKKELLIRAARYYENLFFQIRNIWDYLKARDYYFLAEEWESANAIVENTVNYLIRGGYIVLAMSLLNDSIDTTSGDTKLNVEYTLATIYHRIGDLSTALELYNNLKYKFKKRENNKGVAAVLHALGVIYQDQGNYEEAFKLYKQSLKIDEELGDKSGIACTLRQLGMIYQDQGNYEEAVKMYNQALKIDEELGDKSGIASTLHQLGVIYQDQGNYEEAVKMYNQTLKINEELGDKSGIAYTLHELGVIYQNQGNYEEAVEKYNLALKIKEELGDKRGTTQTLHGLGNIHFLQGNYEEAAEKYNLALKINEELGDKSETAQILHQIGMTHEYQGNYKEAMKKYNQSLKIAEELGQKKEIAGTLHQLGMIHYRQGNYDEAVRKYNLSLEKFNELGNKSGIAIALLSIGIIDVEKEEYYSALKNYLNSYSIFKQLNSPKKEIVVGYLSKLRDKIGKEEFYVYLRLLKDDF